One genomic segment of Hypomesus transpacificus isolate Combined female unplaced genomic scaffold, fHypTra1 scaffold_48, whole genome shotgun sequence includes these proteins:
- the LOC124465365 gene encoding zinc finger MYM-type protein 1-like isoform X1 — MIAWKEYERADKADALLMSTLSKEHHKQIEENRAYIKSLAEVLLLTATQNISQRGHKETVDADNRGNFLAILDMIAKHDPVVKKKMTGPRNAKYTSHQIQNEILDTLAEMVRASIINEVKESEVFSLMADETKDLKKKEQISLVLRYYYAGAVKESFLHFESADRLDAAGLTHKIIQVLERCGLEYKSNLIGQSYDGASVMSGKHSGVQARIKEVAKQAFYVHCNAHCLNLVLVDTVKAVPQAECFFALLQRLYVFVSGSYIHNKWLNIQKEMYPGAPRELQRLSETRWACRHIACHTVLDRLPAIMRLLVEVASENSGDRSIDARGLLAQFDLQFIGLLVICNKVFGDARCLSDMLQSPSLDLCSAVDLVQALVQNVQAYRDESYFEGLWREILNTAEKCDVEVEPTSKRKTKQSRWLDGHAVMSSTGERSEQSMDTFRTSIFYPVLDNMLSELNRRFAKPNCEIMLGIQALNPSSNTFCQEQALFAFASIYECNTDDLKHELHQMKRILERKVKSGIQKPSSLVELTKFVEPFKEVFHELFRLCKIAIAIPVSTASCERSFSTLKLIKTHLRSTMDDDRLSSLGILSVESRRAKSLDLDEFVNRFAANHNNRRIRLK; from the coding sequence ATGATTGCTTGGAAAGAATATGAGAGAGCAGATAAAGCTGATGCCTTGTTAATGAGTACTTTAAGTAAAGAACATCATAAGCAGATAGAGGAAAATCGTGCCTACATAAAAAGTTTAGCAGAAGTCCTACTGTTAACTGCAACCCAGAATATTTCACAGAGGGGACACAAGGAGACAGTAGATGCAGACAACAGGGGAAACTTCTTGGCTATATTGGACATGATTGCTAAACATGACCCAGTTGTTAAAAAGAAAATGACAGGGCCTCGCAATGCAAAATACACGAGCCACCAAATTCAAAATGAAATTTTGGATACATTAGCTGAAATGGTACGCGCTTCCATCATAAACGAAGTCAAGGAGAGTGAAGTCTTTTCCCTTATGGCAGATGAAACTAAAGACCTTAAAAAAAAGGAGCAGATCTCTTTAGTGTTAAGATATTATTATGCAGGAGCCGTAAAAGAGAGCTTTTTGCACTTTGAATCTGCAGACCGCCTAGATGCTGCAGGCCTGACGCATAAAATAATACAGGTACTTGAGAGATGTGGCTTGGAATACAAAAGTAACCTGATCGGGCAATCATATGATGGGGCTTCTGTCATGAGTGGCAAGCACTCAGGCGTTCAGGCTCGTATTAAAGAGGTGGCAAAACAGGCCTTTTATGTACATTGTAATGCCCATTGTCTTAATCTTGTTCTTGTGGACACAGTTAAGGCAGTACCACAAGCTGAATGTTTTTTCGCATTGTTGCAGAGACTCTATGTATTTGTGTCTGGCTCGTACATTCACAACAAGTGGCTGAACATACAGAAAGAAATGTATCCTGGAGCACCCAGAGAACTTCAGCGATTGAGTGAAACAAGGTGGGCTTGCCGGCATATAGCTTGCCACACTGTTCTTGATAGACTACCTGCCATCATGCGTCTCCTTGTAGAAGTGGCTTCAGAAAACAGTGGCGATAGAAGCATTGATGCACGAGGCCTGCTCGCTCAATTTGACCTGCAGTTCATTGGACTTTTGGTGATATGCAATAAGGTTTTTGGTGATGCAAGGTGTCTCTCTGACATGCTACAGTCTCCCTCTCTTGATTTGTGTTCAGCTGTGGATCTAGTTCAAGCCCTTGTGCAAAATGTTCAAGCTTACAGGGATGAATCCTACTTTGAAGGACTCTGGAGAGAAATCTTAAATACTGCTGAAAAATGTGACGTAGAGGTGGAACCTACttcaaaaagaaagacaaaacagagcCGGTGGCTAGATGGACATGCTGTCATGTCCTCAACGGGTGAGCGTTCAGAGCAGAGTATGGACACTTTCCGTACCAGCATATTTTACCCTGTGCTGGATAACATGCTCAGTGAGCTAAACAGACGATTTGCTAAACCAAATTGTGAAATAATGTTGGGAATCCAAGCCTTAAATCCGTCAAGTAATACATTTTGCCAAGAGCAAGCTCTATTTGCATTTGCTTCTATTTATGAATGTAACACAGATGACCTCAAACACGAGTTACACCAAATGAAAAGAATCCTAGAGAGAAAAGTCAAATCTGGCATACAGAAGCCCTCTAGCCTAGTAGAACTCACTAAATTCGTTGAACCCTTTAAAGAAGTATTCCATGAGCTCTTCAGGTTATGCAAAATTGCTATTGCCATACCAGTCAGTACTGCCTCCTGTGAACGCAGCTTTTCCACACTCAAGTTAATAAAGACACACTTGAGATCCACTATGGATGATGATCGACTGAGCAGTCTGGGTATTTTAAGTGTGGAGTCCAGACGAGCAAAGTCCCTGGACTTGGATGAATTTGTTAATCGATTTGCTGCTAATCACAATAACCGCAGAATACGTCTGAAATGA
- the LOC124465365 gene encoding uncharacterized protein LOC124465365 isoform X2 translates to MKRKKADIASFFRASGKKTAKAKNEDEMEKKQAESEDEEPPESSNLNGPPDVSERLIESRTEESSLRSGPSGSPDSYREDSDSEREEPPTTSGGPSGPPDISKSRTDSPIQPRLKLSEDTPGRQAQTLSGIVVLYPHMA, encoded by the exons ATGAAGAGGAAGAAGGCAGACATAGCGTCCTTCTTCAGGGCAAGTGGAAAGAAGACAGCTAAGGCAAAGAATGAGGATGAGATGGAGAAAAAACAGGCAGAGAGCGAGGATGAGGAGCCCCCAGAGAGCAGCAACTTAAATGGACCTCCAG atgtttctgAAAGATTGATTGAGAGCAGGACAGAAGAGTCCTCCCTGAGGAGTGGCCCCAGTGGATCTCCAG attCCTACAGAGAAGAttcagacagcgagagagaggagcctCCAACAACGAGTGGCGGCCCAAGTGGACCTCCAG ACATTTCCAAATCAAGAACTGATAGTCCAATCCAGCCACGTCTGAAACTATCCGAGGACACTCCAGGGCGACAGGCGCAGACACTTTCAGGCATCGTGGTACTCTATCCACACATGGCTTGA